One genomic region from Spiroplasma endosymbiont of Polydrusus cervinus encodes:
- a CDS encoding DnaD family protein → MLNSLFNKGSINKWRFLLSHYKLINLSEEQLVLIMLIMNCSSSDKRFITPLEIANHSNFTEAQAKQMLDQLKQDGFIDIKMKKDVLEMDLSPIFNKIIISLENLQLNVEKKNLFDQVNEILQQPLNDHEKSTLNTYLENKISDFQLTLIINSHQETKITFKELLKFIDNYLKNKPKSLTKYNWLID, encoded by the coding sequence ATGTTAAATAGTTTATTTAACAAAGGCAGTATTAATAAGTGACGCTTTTTGTTAAGTCATTATAAATTAATAAATTTGTCAGAAGAACAGTTAGTGTTAATCATGTTGATTATGAACTGTTCTTCTTCTGATAAAAGGTTTATTACGCCGTTAGAGATTGCAAATCATTCTAATTTTACCGAAGCACAAGCAAAACAAATGTTAGATCAGTTGAAACAAGATGGTTTCATTGATATTAAGATGAAAAAAGATGTTTTGGAAATGGATTTATCACCAATTTTTAATAAAATTATTATTTCACTTGAAAACTTACAGTTAAATGTTGAGAAAAAGAATTTATTTGACCAAGTAAATGAAATTTTACAACAACCGCTTAATGACCACGAAAAATCTACCTTAAATACTTATTTAGAAAATAAAATTTCTGATTTTCAATTAACTTTAATTATTAATAGTCATCAAGAAACAAAAATAACTTTTAAAGAATTATTGAAATTTATTGATAATTACCTTAAAAATAAACCAAAATCATTAACTAAATATAATTGATTAATTGATTAA
- a CDS encoding transposase, producing the protein MGRNSYTDEFKKQIVLLYQNGKTILEIFKEYGVSKSVVYQWIEKFNNSGSFKAKDNRTVQENELIALRKELIQLRMENNILKQATLIIGKK; encoded by the coding sequence ATGGGAAGAAATTCATATACCGATGAATTTAAAAAACAAATTGTTTTACTTTATCAAAATGGTAAAACTATTCTTGAAATTTTTAAGGAATATGGGGTGTCAAAATCAGTCGTATATCAGTGAATTGAAAAATTTAATAATTCTGGATCTTTTAAAGCAAAAGATAACCGCACTGTTCAAGAAAATGAACTGATTGCCTTGCGGAAAGAATTAATCCAATTACGAATGGAAAACAACATTTTAAAGCAAGCGACACTGATAATTGGCAAAAAATAG
- a CDS encoding HU family DNA-binding protein — protein sequence MSKKELAEQIAGQFTDLSKSRAEEITNFIFDKIKETLVKEDEVSIAGFGKFVVNKRAARDGRNPATGETIKIPASKAAKFKPAKQLKDVLN from the coding sequence ATGTCAAAAAAAGAACTAGCAGAACAAATTGCAGGACAATTTACTGATTTATCAAAATCACGTGCTGAAGAAATTACAAATTTTATTTTTGATAAAATTAAAGAAACTTTAGTAAAAGAAGATGAAGTATCCATTGCAGGATTTGGTAAATTTGTTGTAAATAAAAGAGCAGCAAGAGATGGAAGAAATCCAGCAACGGGGGAAACAATCAAGATTCCAGCTTCTAAAGCAGCTAAATTTAAACCAGCTAAACAATTAAAAGATGTATTAAACTAA
- a CDS encoding phosphatase PAP2 family protein, which translates to MTIQLRIELILICAISWFLRVKFSKRDDLLKHNYWIDALKIFVVFGLFWCYFWSSFKTFFGRPYWVHVDYQYVIDHLPSDWINKPTDIINAEYLDWWQIQGFKSEYWDFLLGKAGEETHHWSDKAFPSGHINSSSMPVYGFLLYFMNEKQKNITWWKWLVFGFFIANVAMMAFMHIISRTHYLTDLMFSLIILLIFFKGVASVIDHVICKVLSLIWNKQNKTYHG; encoded by the coding sequence ATGACTATTCAACTTAGAATTGAACTTATCTTAATATGTGCTATTTCTTGATTTTTAAGAGTTAAATTTTCAAAAAGAGATGATTTGTTAAAGCATAATTATTGAATTGATGCTTTAAAAATATTTGTCGTATTTGGCCTTTTTTGGTGTTATTTTTGATCCAGTTTTAAAACTTTCTTTGGTAGACCATACTGAGTTCATGTTGATTATCAATATGTTATTGATCACTTACCAAGTGATTGAATAAACAAACCAACGGATATAATTAATGCCGAATATTTAGATTGATGACAAATTCAAGGGTTTAAATCTGAATATTGAGATTTCTTATTAGGAAAAGCAGGAGAAGAAACGCATCACTGAAGTGACAAAGCCTTTCCATCTGGTCATATTAATTCATCCTCAATGCCTGTTTATGGATTCTTATTATATTTTATGAATGAAAAACAAAAAAATATTACTTGATGAAAATGATTAGTATTTGGATTCTTTATCGCAAATGTTGCAATGATGGCATTTATGCACATTATTTCAAGAACACATTATTTAACAGATTTAATGTTTAGTTTAATCATCTTATTAATTTTCTTTAAAGGGGTAGCTTCTGTGATTGATCATGTTATTTGTAAAGTTTTATCATTAATTTGAAACAAACAGAATAAAACATATCATGGATAG
- a CDS encoding DDE-type integrase/transposase/recombinase: MKKNNIQAEYVKRMRRKILIKQNRNKNIIKYPDLVNRNFNDIKERFSILFTDVTYLIWNGKKHYQSTILDGYTKEIIDVKWSKFNNNKLVIDNLNDAINKIKKIKKDLNKIIIHSDHGY; this comes from the coding sequence GTATGCGTAGAAAAATATTAATAAAACAAAATAGAAATAAAAATATAATTAAATATCCTGATTTAGTAAATCGTAATTTTAATGATATTAAAGAAAGATTTTCAATTTTATTTACTGATGTAACTTATTTAATTTGAAATGGTAAAAAACATTATCAATCAACAATACTTGATGGATATACTAAAGAAATTATTGATGTAAAATGATCAAAATTTAATAATAACAAACTTGTAATTGATAATTTAAATGATGCAATTAATAAAATTAAAAAAATAAAAAAAGATTTAAATAAAATAATAATTCATTCAGATCACGGATATTAA
- a CDS encoding recombinase RecT, whose protein sequence is MTNKLQQYIKGAIIKYELKVNEKYLKENILALEELKMKNGQSYLQLINNADNAKITALGIIKLSNKGLIFGKDFNIIPFKNKLTTIIDSKIYCKRIEEAGYSPRKSIIFKDEKFEWDTINSCTKIHEINFNANTSDYNEIIGAYAFAKDINGNYQGILLRKADIDRLKNSSPSGNSEYSPWNKWPKEMVEAKLYRKLAQELSIDITDINLDEKEIKEDGNFVIDCTQKSK, encoded by the coding sequence ATGACAAATAAATTACAACAATATATTAAAGGTGCAATTATTAAATATGAATTAAAAGTTAATGAGAAATATTTAAAAGAAAATATTTTAGCACTTGAAGAATTAAAAATGAAAAATGGACAAAGTTATTTACAATTAATTAATAATGCAGATAATGCCAAAATTACAGCCTTAGGAATTATTAAATTAAGTAATAAAGGTTTAATTTTTGGAAAAGATTTTAATATTATTCCATTTAAAAATAAATTAACTACTATTATTGATAGTAAAATTTATTGTAAAAGAATTGAAGAAGCAGGATACAGTCCACGAAAATCTATTATATTTAAAGATGAAAAATTTGAATGGGATACTATAAATTCTTGCACCAAAATTCATGAGATTAATTTTAATGCAAATACTAGTGATTATAATGAAATTATTGGTGCTTATGCTTTTGCAAAAGATATTAATGGAAATTATCAAGGTATTTTATTAAGAAAAGCAGATATTGACCGTTTAAAAAATAGTAGTCCAAGTGGAAATAGTGAATATTCGCCTTGAAATAAATGACCAAAAGAAATGGTTGAAGCAAAATTATATCGTAAATTAGCACAAGAATTAAGTATAGATATTACTGACATTAATTTAGATGAAAAAGAAATTAAAGAAGATGGTAATTTTGTTATAGACTGCACCCAAAAAAGTAAGTAA
- a CDS encoding Cof-type HAD-IIB family hydrolase, which translates to MTDIKLIAVDLDGTSLNSTGEMSPHTLRILKELASKDIKLVIATGRPLYQSKDIAEKLGLTDDNDFTVSLNGSVVTNNATKELLFCDFLNQQLLREIYLDVINFDLETLIMFDADHSSFNKMLLHCKGFKDKITKNYLATFAEAKDEVTACLYSTNFDINVNKIYISSYTSDVNRFVAKWEGKIEISQEIRGDRSSLEITSRQINKATGITKICEKYQLTAKNVLAFGNEHNDVAMLQWAGIGVAMGNAPADVKAIADLVTDDNNHNGITNVIEKLL; encoded by the coding sequence ATGACAGATATTAAATTAATTGCTGTTGATTTGGACGGAACATCTTTGAATTCAACTGGTGAAATGTCTCCGCATACTTTGCGGATTTTAAAAGAATTGGCTAGTAAAGATATTAAGTTAGTAATTGCTACTGGCCGACCATTATATCAAAGTAAAGATATTGCAGAAAAATTAGGATTAACTGATGATAATGATTTTACAGTTAGTTTGAATGGTTCAGTTGTAACAAATAATGCAACAAAAGAACTTTTATTTTGTGATTTTTTGAATCAACAATTATTACGAGAAATTTATTTGGATGTTATTAACTTTGATTTAGAAACCTTAATTATGTTTGATGCTGATCATTCGTCGTTTAATAAGATGTTATTGCATTGTAAAGGGTTCAAAGATAAAATAACCAAAAATTATTTAGCAACTTTTGCTGAAGCTAAAGATGAAGTAACGGCTTGTCTATATTCTACTAATTTTGATATTAATGTTAATAAGATTTATATTAGTAGCTATACTTCTGATGTGAATCGTTTTGTGGCGAAATGAGAAGGAAAAATTGAAATTTCACAAGAAATTCGTGGTGATCGCTCGTCGTTAGAAATTACTAGTCGCCAAATTAATAAAGCAACGGGAATTACCAAGATTTGTGAAAAATATCAATTAACAGCCAAGAATGTTTTAGCGTTTGGAAATGAACATAACGATGTTGCGATGTTACAGTGAGCAGGCATTGGCGTAGCAATGGGAAATGCTCCGGCCGATGTTAAAGCAATTGCTGATTTAGTGACCGATGATAATAACCATAATGGAATTACGAATGTAATTGAAAAATTACTTTAA
- a CDS encoding transposase family protein, which produces MARKGQKFNKYTAYFRKMIVQEVKNNSISFIAKKYQINKKTVASWYENFKKGILNTNKGPKESFEKKRFKLLQS; this is translated from the coding sequence ATGGCAAGAAAAGGACAAAAATTTAATAAATATACAGCATATTTTCGAAAAATGATAGTACAAGAGGTTAAAAATAATAGTATAAGTTTTATTGCAAAAAAATATCAAATTAATAAAAAAACTGTTGCTTCATGGTATGAAAATTTTAAGAAAGGAATTTTAAACACCAATAAAGGTCCAAAAGAATCATTTGAAAAAAAGAGATTTAAACTATTACAAAGTTAG
- a CDS encoding transposase family protein, whose protein sequence is MARKGQKFNKYTAYFRKMIVQEVKNNSISFIAKKYQINKKTVASWYENFKKGILNTNKGPKESFEKRDLNYYKVRYELLKKLHDFYN, encoded by the coding sequence ATGGCAAGAAAAGGACAAAAATTTAATAAATATACAGCATATTTTCGAAAAATGATAGTACAAGAGGTTAAAAATAATAGTATAAGTTTTATTGCAAAAAAATATCAAATTAATAAAAAAACTGTTGCTTCATGGTATGAAAATTTTAAGAAAGGAATTTTAAACACCAATAAAGGTCCAAAAGAATCATTTGAAAAAAGAGATTTAAACTATTACAAAGTTAGGTATGAATTACTAAAAAAGCTTCATGACTTTTACAATTAA
- a CDS encoding DDE-type integrase/transposase/recombinase: protein MKENNIQAEYVKRMRRKILIKQNRNKNIIKYPDLVNRNFNDIKERFSILFTDVTYLIWNGKKHYQSTILDGYTKEIIDVKWSKFNNNKLVLDNLNDAINKIKKIKKDLNKIIIHSDHGYQYTSKDYNSKCLDNKIIISMGKNYHCADNIIIESFHSLLKKGTIHNKNYKSHNEYINDVKKWNKWYSNQKEKYIINESL, encoded by the coding sequence ATGAAAGAAAATAATATTCAAGCTGAATATGTAAAGCGTATGCGTAGAAAAATATTAATAAAACAAAATAGAAATAAAAATATAATTAAATATCCTGATTTAGTAAATCGTAATTTTAATGATATTAAAGAAAGATTTTCAATTTTATTTACTGATGTAACTTATTTAATTTGAAATGGTAAAAAACATTATCAATCAACAATACTTGATGGATATACTAAAGAAATTATTGATGTAAAATGATCAAAATTTAATAATAACAAACTTGTACTTGATAATTTAAATGATGCAATTAATAAAATTAAAAAAATAAAAAAAGATTTAAATAAAATAATAATTCATTCAGATCACGGATATCAATATACATCTAAAGATTACAATAGTAAATGTTTAGATAACAAAATTATAATTTCAATGGGTAAAAATTATCATTGTGCAGACAACATTATTATTGAAAGTTTTCATTCATTACTTAAAAAAGGAACAATCCATAATAAAAATTATAAATCTCATAATGAATATATTAATGATGTTAAAAAATGAAATAAATGATATTCAAACCAAAAAGAAAAATATATAATAAATGAAAGTTTGTAA